A window from Mycobacterium saskatchewanense encodes these proteins:
- a CDS encoding DUF732 domain-containing protein — protein sequence MASLASTHRWIWDLRHQPLTIRLLAAAAGLLTAASAFAAPAGADPATDDHFIDALNHAGIDFGEPGNAMAVGQSICPMLVEPGGNFAAAAASVSHRGMSPQMAQMFTSIAIQMYCPQEMANIASGNLGAAVPQLPGMPGLPGMGGLPGGLPGGIPGI from the coding sequence ATGGCATCGTTGGCATCGACGCACCGGTGGATCTGGGATCTCCGTCACCAGCCCCTCACAATCCGCCTGCTGGCTGCTGCCGCCGGCCTCCTGACCGCGGCGTCCGCGTTCGCGGCGCCCGCCGGGGCGGATCCCGCCACCGACGACCACTTCATCGACGCGCTCAACCATGCCGGCATCGACTTCGGCGAACCCGGGAACGCGATGGCCGTCGGCCAGTCCATCTGCCCGATGCTCGTCGAGCCGGGCGGCAACTTCGCCGCCGCCGCGGCCAGCGTTTCCCACCGGGGCATGTCCCCGCAGATGGCCCAGATGTTCACCAGCATCGCGATCCAGATGTACTGCCCACAGGAGATGGCCAACATCGCCAGCGGCAACCTCGGCGCCGCCGTGCCCCAGCTGCCGGGAATGCCCGGACTCCCGGGAATGGGCGGGCTCCCCGGTGGGCTCCCGGGTGGGATCCCGGGGATCTAG
- a CDS encoding NADH:flavin oxidoreductase, whose amino-acid sequence MSTPPDVLAPAKLGPVTLRNRTIKAATFEARTPDALVTDDLIEYHRAPAAGGVGMTTVAYCAVSPGGRTEGNGIWMRPEAVPGFRRLTDAIHAEGAAVSAQIGHAGPVANAKSNKATALAPVRFFNPIGMRFAKKATRDDIDDVIAAHANAALLAIDAGFDAVEIHLGHNYLASAFLSPLINRRDDEFGGSLENRAKVARALVMAVRRAVDMQAPGRVAVTAKLNMTDGVRGGINTDEALTTAKWLQDDGGLDAIELTAGSSLVNPMYLFHGDAPLKEFAGAFRPPLSWGMRATGKKFLREYPYREAYLLRHAKLFRAELTMPLILLGGITNRETMDLAMAEGFQFVAMGRALLAEPDLISRIAADGAAHSVHSACTHCNKCMATIYTRTHCVVTGAPDVTG is encoded by the coding sequence ATGTCTACCCCCCCGGACGTCCTGGCCCCCGCCAAACTGGGCCCTGTCACGCTGCGCAACCGCACCATCAAGGCCGCGACGTTCGAGGCGCGCACGCCGGACGCGCTGGTGACCGACGACCTCATCGAGTACCACCGGGCGCCGGCCGCGGGCGGGGTCGGCATGACCACCGTCGCCTACTGCGCCGTCTCCCCCGGCGGCCGCACCGAGGGCAACGGGATCTGGATGCGCCCGGAGGCCGTGCCCGGGTTCCGCCGGCTCACCGACGCGATCCACGCGGAGGGCGCGGCGGTGAGCGCGCAGATCGGCCACGCCGGTCCGGTGGCCAACGCCAAGTCCAACAAGGCCACCGCGCTGGCGCCGGTGCGGTTCTTCAACCCGATCGGGATGCGGTTCGCCAAGAAGGCGACCCGCGACGACATCGACGACGTCATCGCGGCCCACGCGAACGCCGCGCTGCTCGCCATCGACGCTGGCTTCGACGCCGTCGAAATCCACTTGGGGCACAACTATTTGGCGAGCGCGTTCCTCTCCCCGCTGATCAACCGCCGCGACGACGAGTTCGGCGGATCGCTGGAGAATCGCGCGAAGGTGGCCCGCGCGCTGGTGATGGCAGTGCGCCGCGCTGTCGACATGCAGGCCCCGGGACGGGTGGCGGTCACCGCCAAGCTCAACATGACCGACGGCGTCCGCGGCGGCATCAACACCGACGAGGCGCTGACGACGGCCAAGTGGCTGCAGGACGACGGCGGGCTGGACGCGATCGAGCTCACCGCGGGCAGCTCGCTCGTCAACCCGATGTACCTGTTCCACGGTGACGCCCCGCTCAAGGAGTTCGCCGGCGCCTTCAGGCCGCCGCTGAGTTGGGGCATGCGCGCGACCGGCAAGAAATTCCTCCGCGAGTACCCGTATCGCGAGGCCTATTTGTTACGCCACGCCAAGCTGTTCCGGGCCGAGCTGACGATGCCGCTGATCCTGCTCGGCGGCATCACCAACCGGGAGACGATGGACCTCGCGATGGCCGAGGGGTTCCAGTTCGTCGCGATGGGCCGGGCCCTGCTCGCGGAGCCCGACCTGATCAGTCGGATCGCGGCCGACGGCGCCGCGCACAGCGTGCATTCGGCCTGCACGCACTGCAACAAGTGCATGGCGACGATCTACACGCGCACGCACTGCGTGGTGACAGGCGCACCCGACGTCACAGGGTGA
- a CDS encoding DUF3017 domain-containing protein codes for MTARSVLQAQWPILLVGLIFATAFILAGANFWRRGSLLIGIGVGVAAVLRLVLSEDRAGLLAVRSKGTDFVTTAAVGAAMVYIASTIDPLGTR; via the coding sequence ATGACCGCGCGGTCCGTGCTGCAGGCGCAGTGGCCGATCCTGTTGGTGGGCCTCATCTTTGCGACGGCGTTCATCCTCGCGGGCGCCAACTTCTGGCGCCGCGGTTCCCTGCTGATCGGCATCGGTGTCGGGGTGGCCGCGGTGCTGCGTCTGGTGCTGTCCGAGGACCGCGCCGGCCTGTTGGCGGTGCGCAGCAAGGGCACCGACTTCGTCACGACCGCGGCGGTCGGGGCGGCGATGGTCTATATCGCGTCGACCATCGACCCGCTGGGTACGCGCTAG
- a CDS encoding bifunctional methylenetetrahydrofolate dehydrogenase/methenyltetrahydrofolate cyclohydrolase — protein MGAITLDGKATRDEIFVDLKERVAALTAVGRTPGLGTILIGDDPGSQAYVRGKHADCAKVGITSIRRDLPADISTTTLHDTIAELNANPECTGYIVQLPLPKHLDENAALELVDPNKDADGLHPTNLGRLVLGVPAPLPCTARGIVHLLRRYDIEIAGAHVVVIGRGVTVGRPLGLLLTRRSENATVTLCHTGTRDLAAFTKQADIVVAAVGVPHMLTAGMVRPGAAVVDVGVSRTDSGLVGDVHPDVWEVAGHVSPNPGGVGPLTRAFLLTNVVELAERQ, from the coding sequence GTGGGCGCAATCACACTGGACGGCAAGGCCACCCGCGACGAGATCTTCGTCGACCTGAAGGAACGGGTGGCGGCGCTCACCGCGGTCGGCCGCACGCCGGGCCTGGGCACCATCCTGATCGGCGACGACCCCGGCTCGCAGGCGTACGTCCGTGGCAAGCACGCCGACTGCGCGAAGGTCGGGATCACGTCGATCCGCCGGGACCTGCCCGCCGACATCAGCACGACCACGCTGCACGACACCATCGCCGAACTCAACGCCAACCCGGAATGCACCGGATACATCGTGCAGCTGCCGCTGCCCAAGCACCTGGACGAGAACGCGGCGCTCGAGCTCGTGGACCCGAACAAGGACGCCGACGGGCTGCACCCGACCAACCTGGGCCGCCTGGTGCTGGGCGTTCCGGCGCCGCTGCCGTGCACGGCGCGCGGCATCGTGCACCTGTTGCGGCGCTACGACATCGAGATCGCCGGGGCACACGTGGTCGTCATCGGCCGGGGTGTGACGGTCGGCCGCCCGCTGGGGCTGCTGCTCACCCGCCGCTCCGAGAACGCCACCGTGACCTTGTGCCACACCGGAACTCGCGACCTGGCCGCCTTCACCAAGCAGGCCGACATCGTCGTCGCGGCCGTCGGCGTGCCGCACATGCTGACCGCCGGCATGGTGCGGCCCGGTGCCGCCGTCGTCGACGTCGGTGTCAGCCGCACGGACAGCGGCCTGGTCGGCGACGTGCACCCCGACGTCTGGGAGGTGGCCGGCCACGTGTCGCCGAATCCCGGCGGCGTCGGGCCGTTGACGCGGGCGTTCCTGCTGACCAACGTCGTCGAACTGGCCGAGCGGCAATGA